One window from the genome of Candidatus Latescibacterota bacterium encodes:
- a CDS encoding DUF3857 domain-containing protein produces MIRIRCIYSVSIVIMILSLSASLLSAASMGSSNGHDLDALLARAAETCDFSEEDAIILLASRTVSIRDDGTMKTRVHSVVWIGTGTAIHEYADLRIPWNSSCSSLDVIRLRTWREGMWYPSESEVSATAVVETLPFAVARADDYTAMRETMLLHDGIEVPCVIETVYEITETEGAPGGADGVWIFHRDDRAVMVEFVLEAPAGDVPRFVTGNSAPVPVKSDLSEGRVRFVSSMEDVPRLGVPHIVHPEGHAPFLFWSTWKDWQSMADRTASTFENFLTLSVDIRERLHERLVNELDDASKAIRIAAVIDERVRLVRCDPRLRKFEPRPAGRTWETGYGHVIDRGVLATALFRAAGMKAQPEYISTVFNRYVLELPGLSIFDRRLIHIQSGTEGGCLDAWYNPGTGELIRNRYSTGIRMSWQPCSGSDLPIKTEYSEFSSGNSFDLTVSIEHDENVGWKGHGHLSAKKLLCPIDRMSGSGDEAVSWLQKLSGSIIGDVKVTSYNPYTFDAQMISTSFDFVVDDFAEDSFGRVRISSGTPSGGILEMLPGDLRLYHEHRDSPVVFQDRMSQKVLLRIKVDSMKLVHVPEPASIENTVGIFKIEVRKEGEWLVIERELEIRKPVIQSGEWPMLRSLLLEESDASSRAILLEKQ; encoded by the coding sequence ATGATAAGAATCAGATGTATATATTCAGTCTCGATTGTGATCATGATCCTGTCTCTCTCTGCCAGTTTATTGTCGGCCGCGTCAATGGGGTCGTCGAACGGGCACGACCTTGACGCATTGCTCGCAAGGGCTGCGGAGACATGTGATTTTTCTGAAGAGGATGCCATTATCCTTCTTGCAAGCCGGACAGTGAGCATTCGCGATGATGGAACGATGAAGACCCGGGTACACAGTGTCGTCTGGATCGGGACAGGAACAGCGATCCACGAGTATGCAGATCTCAGGATTCCCTGGAATTCATCCTGCTCCAGCCTCGATGTTATCCGGTTGAGGACCTGGCGTGAAGGAATGTGGTACCCCTCGGAATCGGAAGTAAGTGCTACGGCCGTTGTCGAGACGCTTCCCTTCGCGGTTGCCAGAGCCGATGATTATACTGCTATGCGGGAAACGATGCTTCTACACGATGGGATAGAAGTTCCCTGTGTGATAGAGACTGTCTACGAGATAACGGAGACAGAAGGCGCACCCGGCGGGGCCGATGGGGTCTGGATATTCCACCGCGACGACCGGGCAGTGATGGTTGAATTTGTTCTGGAGGCTCCCGCTGGAGATGTGCCACGGTTTGTAACGGGGAACAGCGCCCCGGTCCCCGTGAAAAGCGATCTTTCAGAAGGGCGAGTGAGATTTGTCAGTAGCATGGAAGATGTCCCCCGTCTGGGAGTCCCTCATATCGTTCATCCGGAAGGTCATGCTCCTTTTCTGTTCTGGTCGACATGGAAGGACTGGCAGTCCATGGCTGACAGGACCGCATCCACCTTTGAAAATTTCCTCACACTGAGTGTAGATATAAGAGAGAGATTGCATGAACGACTCGTCAATGAATTGGACGATGCTTCGAAAGCCATCAGGATCGCGGCGGTGATCGATGAAAGAGTCCGCCTTGTAAGGTGCGATCCCCGACTGAGGAAGTTCGAACCACGCCCGGCGGGACGGACCTGGGAGACCGGATACGGGCATGTGATCGACAGGGGTGTTTTAGCGACTGCCCTGTTCCGCGCGGCCGGGATGAAGGCGCAACCAGAATATATTTCCACTGTTTTTAACAGGTACGTTTTGGAACTGCCCGGCCTCTCGATCTTCGACCGGCGCCTGATACATATACAGTCAGGAACTGAGGGTGGTTGTCTTGACGCGTGGTATAACCCAGGCACAGGAGAACTGATAAGAAACAGATATTCGACGGGAATAAGGATGTCCTGGCAACCCTGTTCGGGATCCGATCTTCCGATAAAGACAGAGTACAGTGAATTTTCTTCAGGTAACAGTTTTGACCTGACCGTATCCATAGAGCATGATGAAAATGTCGGGTGGAAAGGGCACGGACATCTCAGCGCAAAAAAACTGCTCTGTCCGATCGACAGGATGTCAGGGTCCGGGGACGAAGCTGTCTCCTGGCTTCAGAAACTTTCGGGGTCCATCATCGGTGATGTGAAAGTCACTTCGTACAATCCATATACTTTTGACGCACAGATGATATCTACAAGTTTCGATTTTGTTGTGGATGATTTTGCGGAGGATTCCTTCGGCAGGGTCAGGATTTCTTCAGGCACTCCGTCGGGTGGGATCCTTGAAATGCTTCCAGGCGATCTTCGCCTGTATCATGAGCATCGTGATTCTCCTGTCGTGTTTCAGGACAGGATGTCCCAGAAAGTATTGTTGAGGATCAAGGTGGACAGTATGAAACTGGTCCATGTTCCCGAACCGGCATCAATAGAAAACACCGTCGGCATTTTCAAGATCGAAGTCAGAAAGGAAGGTGAGTGGCTGGTCATAGAAAGAGAACTGGAGATAAGAAAACCGGTCATACAGTCCGGGGAATGGCCTATGCTGAGATCGCTTCTGCTCGAAGAGAGTGATGCATCCTCTCGAGCGATCCTGTTGGAAAAACAATAG
- a CDS encoding PH domain-containing protein, whose translation MNTMTLKPGRGYLRKTWLIYTIIAFAIALFGLLIGLLIGIDEGPQVAMNVFSGFLIAAIVFWIPAMILSIPYYKSLSYEIQDDEVIVRVGIVTKSVKHVPYRTVTNITVNRGLFDRFIFNLGSLNIQTAGMSGSTGAEESLVGLTDVQSVYDVVVEKLRRFRGSMSPTGAEDDTGNTVMPGNMLAEILDELKEIRKNTDSRS comes from the coding sequence ATGAATACGATGACATTAAAACCGGGCAGAGGATATCTTCGAAAGACATGGTTGATCTACACGATTATCGCTTTTGCTATTGCCTTGTTCGGGCTGCTTATCGGGCTGCTTATCGGTATCGATGAGGGACCCCAGGTCGCGATGAACGTGTTTTCAGGATTTCTGATCGCAGCGATTGTCTTCTGGATCCCGGCGATGATATTGTCAATACCCTATTACAAGAGCCTCAGCTACGAGATACAGGATGATGAAGTCATCGTTCGAGTAGGTATAGTGACCAAATCGGTAAAGCACGTCCCTTACAGGACCGTTACGAATATCACGGTAAACAGGGGACTTTTCGACAGATTCATATTCAATCTCGGTTCACTGAATATTCAGACCGCCGGTATGAGTGGCTCGACGGGGGCAGAGGAGAGCCTGGTCGGATTGACAGATGTTCAGAGTGTCTATGATGTTGTTGTTGAGAAACTTCGCCGGTTCAGAGGATCCATGTCACCGACAGGGGCTGAAGACGATACAGGAAATACAGTAATGCCAGGTAACATGCTAGCTGAGATACTGGATGAATTAAAAGAGATCAGAAAGAATACCGACAGCCGGTCCTGA
- a CDS encoding transglutaminase family protein — protein EEILRDARVEKASEERRAEVLLHWVAQNIRYSGQTMGEGEGFTLHPAPMIFEQRSGVCKDIAGMLVAMMRAAGMNSFAAMTMAGSRIEDLPADQFNHCVCALMKDDGSFEMYDPTWVPNNNNIWSLLEAEQHYLVGTPEGEDLSRIKYSTPEESPLRIVHDAELDVDGTLNGRIRFFGSGAMDSRLRGLVNSRKKDMTIMFAGLLAPVSERVEIEGYNFPEVDDFSQDMWIELSYRIPKFSIDVDGGFEFRSPMMQVVLNNGRLFRAASANYDTERKTDVFLYYTQLIDCIEKIKVPKGYDLVDPPVSVEVDETYASFSGTSRMKKRVVVITHRAEIRRRQIPPDGFSGFKKAVDEAREWSQVSFRVEKGGK, from the coding sequence GGAAGAGATACTACGAGACGCGAGAGTGGAAAAAGCATCGGAAGAGAGGAGGGCCGAAGTCCTTCTTCACTGGGTCGCTCAGAACATACGATACAGCGGACAGACGATGGGAGAGGGGGAGGGGTTTACTCTGCATCCCGCACCCATGATCTTCGAGCAGAGAAGCGGAGTATGCAAGGATATCGCCGGGATGCTGGTTGCGATGATGAGGGCCGCCGGGATGAACAGCTTCGCCGCTATGACGATGGCCGGCAGCAGGATAGAGGATCTGCCAGCCGACCAGTTCAATCACTGTGTCTGTGCCCTGATGAAAGACGATGGTAGTTTCGAGATGTACGACCCTACCTGGGTGCCGAACAACAACAATATCTGGTCTCTGCTGGAAGCGGAACAGCACTACCTTGTAGGTACTCCTGAAGGGGAGGATCTCAGTCGTATAAAATACAGTACCCCAGAGGAATCTCCCCTCAGGATAGTCCACGATGCGGAGCTCGATGTGGATGGTACTCTGAATGGAAGGATCAGGTTTTTCGGTTCCGGAGCCATGGACAGCCGGCTTCGAGGGTTGGTCAACAGCCGGAAAAAAGATATGACAATTATGTTCGCTGGCCTTCTGGCTCCGGTCAGCGAGAGAGTGGAGATCGAAGGTTACAATTTTCCGGAGGTTGACGATTTCAGCCAGGATATGTGGATCGAATTAAGTTACCGGATCCCGAAGTTCTCAATCGATGTTGATGGAGGCTTTGAATTCCGGAGTCCGATGATGCAGGTCGTCCTGAACAACGGCAGGCTGTTTCGGGCAGCTTCAGCAAATTACGATACTGAAAGAAAGACGGATGTCTTTTTGTATTACACTCAGCTTATCGACTGTATCGAGAAGATAAAGGTGCCAAAAGGATACGATCTGGTCGATCCTCCTGTTTCGGTCGAAGTCGATGAGACCTATGCATCCTTCAGTGGGACCAGCAGAATGAAGAAACGGGTGGTAGTCATCACCCACCGTGCGGAGATAAGGAGACGCCAGATTCCCCCGGATGGATTTTCCGGATTCAAGAAGGCTGTTGATGAAGCGCGGGAGTGGAGTCAGGTTTCTTTCAGGGTTGAGAAGGGAGGAAAGTGA
- a CDS encoding lysophospholipase yields the protein MLIFLSMERLLDSTFNIDMSDGLSLLVHHWQPGEQANKIVLLVHGHGEHGGRYDRFAQAFNRRSVELYVPDLRGHGRSDGRRGDFPRYTVFMDDISTMLSVISKRHPGIPLFLYGHSMGGNLVLNHTLRRSPPVAGVIVTSPLLRLENEPPNWKKKAAYLMMKICPSLPMKSGISSAGLSRDSSIVEAYDADALVHGMVTPRFLEVIDAGRWAIENAGGLGLPLLLMHGDADRVTSHRASIEFAGQAGKNCTLRIWEGLFHELHNEPEKDEVIDTILEWITKISTAAR from the coding sequence TTGCTGATTTTCCTGAGCATGGAGAGACTTCTGGATTCGACTTTCAACATCGATATGTCTGATGGGCTAAGCCTTCTCGTTCACCATTGGCAACCGGGGGAACAAGCGAACAAAATCGTTCTTCTGGTCCATGGTCATGGAGAGCATGGAGGAAGATACGATCGATTCGCACAGGCTTTCAATCGACGTTCAGTCGAACTGTACGTTCCCGATCTACGCGGGCATGGCAGATCTGACGGCAGACGCGGCGATTTCCCCCGTTACACGGTGTTCATGGATGACATATCGACGATGCTGTCTGTGATATCAAAGAGGCATCCCGGCATCCCCCTTTTTCTCTACGGCCACAGCATGGGTGGTAACCTGGTCCTGAATCATACTCTTCGTCGCTCGCCCCCTGTCGCGGGGGTCATTGTCACATCGCCCCTTCTACGTCTCGAAAACGAACCTCCGAACTGGAAGAAAAAGGCAGCATACCTGATGATGAAGATATGTCCTTCACTCCCGATGAAGAGCGGTATCAGTTCGGCTGGCCTCTCTCGTGATTCTTCGATCGTTGAAGCGTATGACGCAGACGCGCTCGTTCATGGCATGGTGACTCCACGTTTCCTTGAAGTCATTGATGCCGGCAGGTGGGCAATAGAAAATGCAGGGGGACTCGGACTCCCTCTCCTGCTCATGCATGGAGACGCAGACAGGGTGACCTCACATCGTGCGTCTATAGAGTTTGCCGGGCAGGCGGGGAAAAACTGCACTCTCAGAATATGGGAAGGCCTTTTTCACGAACTTCACAACGAACCGGAAAAAGATGAAGTCATTGATACAATACTCGAATGGATCACGAAAATATCAACTGCTGCCAGATGA